The Corynebacterium glaucum genome includes a region encoding these proteins:
- the thiC gene encoding phosphomethylpyrimidine synthase ThiC — MADLYAQEIHPKHSYAPIRQDGLEVPETAIALDDSPTGPNEPFRIYRTRGPYAEPEVGLPDLRGQWIAGRADVEEIEGRRRNLLDDGSRAAKRGAASEEWRGTTRPVLRAKDGKRVTQMHYARRGEITEEMRFVALREHCEPEKVREAVASGRAIIPNNINHPESEPMIIGNAFLTKINANIGNSAVTSSIREEVDKLRWATRWGADTVMDLSTGNDIHTTREWILRNSPVPIGTVPIYQALEKVNGIAEDLTWEIFRDTVIEQAEQGVDYMTVHAGVRLPYVPLTSKRVTGIVSRGGSIMAGWCLAHHKESFLYENFDELCEIFAAYDVAFSLGDGLRPGSVADANDAAQFAELKTIGELCKRAWDYDVQVMIEGPGHVPLNMIQINNEKEEEWCGGAPFYTLGPLVTDIAPGYDHITSAIGAAHIAMGGTAMLCYVTPKEHLGLPNKDDVKTGVITYKVAAHAADVAKGHPGAREWDDAMSKARFEFRWHDQFALSLDPETAQSFHDETLPAEPAKTAHFCSMCGPKFCSMRISQDIRDEFGDKIDEALNDENRALIADLGIPTFNTDREETIEGEVSPAVAVEGEQEMAREFRELGSNVYLPER, encoded by the coding sequence ATGGCTGACCTCTACGCCCAAGAAATTCACCCGAAGCACAGCTACGCACCGATTCGCCAGGATGGTCTCGAGGTTCCCGAAACCGCCATCGCGCTCGACGATTCCCCCACCGGCCCGAACGAGCCGTTCCGCATCTACCGCACACGCGGCCCGTACGCCGAGCCGGAGGTCGGTTTGCCGGATCTGCGAGGACAGTGGATCGCAGGTCGCGCAGACGTTGAGGAGATCGAGGGCCGCAGGCGCAATTTGCTTGACGACGGCTCGCGGGCAGCCAAGCGCGGCGCAGCGAGTGAGGAGTGGCGTGGCACCACGCGCCCTGTGCTCCGTGCCAAGGATGGCAAGCGCGTCACCCAGATGCACTATGCCCGCCGCGGTGAGATCACTGAAGAAATGCGATTCGTGGCACTGCGCGAGCACTGCGAGCCGGAGAAGGTCCGCGAGGCAGTCGCATCCGGCCGCGCCATCATCCCGAACAACATCAACCACCCGGAGAGCGAGCCGATGATCATCGGCAACGCCTTTTTGACCAAGATCAACGCCAACATCGGCAACTCTGCGGTCACCAGCTCGATCCGCGAAGAGGTGGACAAGCTGCGCTGGGCAACCCGCTGGGGTGCGGACACCGTGATGGATCTGTCCACCGGTAACGACATTCACACCACCCGCGAGTGGATCCTGCGCAACTCGCCGGTGCCGATCGGCACCGTGCCCATCTACCAGGCACTGGAGAAGGTCAATGGCATCGCCGAAGACCTGACTTGGGAGATCTTCCGCGACACCGTCATCGAGCAGGCTGAGCAGGGCGTCGACTACATGACCGTGCATGCAGGCGTGCGCCTGCCGTACGTGCCGCTGACCTCCAAGCGCGTCACCGGCATCGTCTCCCGCGGCGGCTCGATCATGGCTGGCTGGTGCCTCGCGCACCACAAGGAGTCCTTCCTTTACGAGAACTTCGACGAGCTCTGCGAGATCTTCGCCGCCTACGACGTCGCCTTCTCACTTGGCGACGGCCTGCGCCCCGGCTCGGTCGCCGATGCCAACGACGCCGCCCAGTTCGCCGAACTGAAGACCATCGGCGAGCTGTGCAAGCGCGCTTGGGACTACGACGTGCAGGTGATGATCGAGGGTCCGGGCCACGTACCGCTGAACATGATCCAGATCAACAACGAGAAGGAAGAGGAATGGTGCGGCGGCGCACCGTTCTACACCCTTGGCCCGCTGGTCACCGACATTGCGCCGGGCTACGACCACATCACCTCCGCTATCGGCGCCGCCCACATCGCCATGGGTGGCACCGCGATGCTCTGCTACGTCACCCCGAAGGAGCACCTCGGCTTGCCGAACAAGGACGATGTGAAGACCGGTGTGATCACCTACAAGGTCGCTGCGCACGCCGCTGACGTGGCCAAGGGCCACCCGGGTGCACGCGAGTGGGACGACGCGATGAGCAAGGCGCGTTTCGAGTTCCGCTGGCACGACCAGTTCGCGCTCTCGCTCGATCCGGAGACAGCGCAGTCCTTCCACGACGAGACGCTGCCGGCCGAGCCTGCGAAGACCGCCCACTTCTGCTCCATGTGCGGCCCGAAGTTCTGCTCCATGCGCATTAGCCAGGACATTCGCGACGAGTTTGGCGACAAGATTGACGAGGCACTCAACGACGAGAACCGCGCGTTAATCGCTGACCTGGGCATCCCGACGTTCAACACCGACCGCGAGGAGACCATCGAGGGCGAGGTCTCCCCCGCTGTCGCCGTTGAAGGCGAACAGGAGATGGCTCGCGAGTTCCGCGAGCTCGGCTCCAACGTGTACCTGCCGGAGCGCTAA
- the prfB gene encoding peptide chain release factor 2 — protein MQSETQARIKDLDATLTTIEQVMDLDQMAEKVRELEQQAGDPSLWDDPAHAQQVTSELSGVQGRLKKVTSLRERLTDLPVMYELAEEEGEPSMADEELEDIGSAIESLEVQTMLSGEYDEREAVVSIRSGAGGVDAADWAEMLMRMYTRWAEKNDHKVDVYDISYAEEAGIKSATFVVHGEYMYGQLSVEQGAHRLVRISPFDNQGRRQTSFAEVEVLPVVEQTDHIDIPDSDIRVDVYRSSGPGGQSVNTTDSAVRITHLPTGIVVTCQNEKSQIQNKASALNVLQSRLLEKKRQEEKAEMDALGAGGNASWGNQMRSYVLHPYQMVKDLRTEYEVGDPQKVLDGDIDGFLEAGIRWRMAEQQDEA, from the coding sequence ATGCAATCGGAGACCCAAGCGAGAATCAAGGACCTCGACGCCACCTTGACCACCATCGAGCAGGTGATGGATCTGGATCAAATGGCCGAAAAGGTCCGCGAGCTGGAGCAACAAGCTGGTGACCCCAGCTTGTGGGACGACCCCGCCCACGCGCAGCAGGTCACTTCCGAACTTTCCGGTGTGCAAGGGCGCCTGAAGAAGGTCACCAGCCTGCGTGAGCGGCTCACTGACCTGCCGGTGATGTACGAGTTGGCCGAAGAAGAGGGCGAGCCTTCAATGGCCGACGAGGAACTGGAGGATATCGGCTCCGCCATTGAGTCGTTGGAAGTGCAGACCATGCTCTCCGGCGAGTACGACGAGCGCGAGGCCGTGGTGAGCATCCGTTCCGGTGCAGGTGGCGTGGACGCCGCAGACTGGGCCGAGATGCTCATGCGCATGTACACCCGCTGGGCGGAAAAGAACGACCACAAGGTCGATGTGTACGACATCTCCTACGCGGAGGAAGCGGGCATTAAGTCCGCGACGTTCGTCGTGCACGGCGAGTACATGTACGGCCAGCTTTCGGTGGAGCAGGGTGCGCACCGCCTGGTGCGCATCTCGCCGTTTGACAATCAGGGACGCCGCCAGACCTCGTTTGCGGAGGTGGAGGTGCTGCCGGTTGTGGAGCAGACCGACCACATTGACATCCCGGATTCAGATATCCGCGTTGACGTGTACCGCTCTTCTGGCCCTGGCGGACAGAGCGTGAACACCACCGACTCTGCGGTGCGCATTACGCACCTTCCGACCGGCATTGTGGTGACCTGCCAGAACGAGAAGTCGCAGATCCAAAACAAGGCGTCTGCGCTCAACGTATTGCAGTCGCGGCTGCTGGAGAAGAAGCGGCAAGAAGAAAAGGCCGAAATGGATGCGCTCGGCGCAGGCGGCAATGCGAGCTGGGGCAACCAGATGCGCTCCTACGTGCTGCACCCGTACCAGATGGTAAAGGACCTACGCACAGAGTACGAGGTCGGCGACCCCCAAAAAGTGCTCGACGGCGACATCGACGGCTTCCTGGAGGCCGGCATCCGCTGGCGCATGGCCGAGCAGCAGGACGAGGCCTAA
- a CDS encoding inositol monophosphatase family protein, with protein MASTADFIHAHRDSSDAELAAALVEHAGQLALRMRGEGIAADQKTSVSDVVTEADRTAEAFVAEALEALRGSDGLLGEEGASRPSSTGRTWVIDPVDGTYNFSQGSDYFCSAIALAEGDPADGNALIGAVHRPATSTTWLAADGVATRDGVELGRLAESSISNQALVTYLHPTCMRNPEIVAAWMRASVDAATVRMWGAGSVDLANIAAGQMGGWLQHSVADWDWLPGKALVEAVGGRAVKVDAGGVTWCVAGNAKLVEDVVARLGDHD; from the coding sequence ATGGCTAGTACCGCTGACTTCATCCACGCCCACCGAGATTCTTCCGACGCCGAGCTCGCCGCAGCCCTCGTTGAGCACGCAGGCCAGCTCGCCCTGCGGATGCGCGGCGAAGGCATCGCCGCCGATCAGAAGACGTCCGTGTCCGATGTGGTGACGGAAGCGGATCGCACCGCGGAGGCGTTCGTCGCCGAGGCGCTCGAGGCGCTGCGCGGGAGCGACGGGCTGCTCGGCGAAGAGGGCGCCTCGCGCCCCTCGTCGACCGGGCGTACTTGGGTCATCGACCCGGTTGACGGTACCTACAACTTCTCGCAGGGTTCGGACTATTTCTGCTCGGCGATCGCGCTGGCGGAGGGCGACCCTGCAGACGGCAACGCGCTCATTGGCGCAGTGCACCGCCCGGCGACTTCCACCACGTGGCTTGCCGCGGATGGTGTGGCAACTCGAGATGGGGTTGAGCTGGGGCGTTTGGCAGAGTCGTCGATAAGCAATCAAGCCCTGGTGACCTACCTGCACCCGACCTGCATGCGCAACCCGGAGATTGTGGCGGCTTGGATGCGGGCGAGCGTGGACGCGGCGACCGTGCGGATGTGGGGCGCGGGGTCGGTCGATCTAGCGAACATCGCCGCAGGACAAATGGGCGGCTGGCTGCAGCACTCGGTGGCGGACTGGGATTGGCTGCCGGGCAAGGCGCTGGTCGAAGCCGTTGGCGGGCGCGCGGTGAAAGTCGACGCGGGTGGGGTGACCTGGTGCGTTGCTGGAAACGCGAAGCTGGTCGAAGACGTGGTGGCTAGACTTGGCGACCATGACTAG